One genomic window of Micrococcus flavus includes the following:
- a CDS encoding carbonic anhydrase, translating into MAQDEAPRRPTPAEAWEILSAGNRRFVAGDPGHPNQDAERRHGLTAGQEPIAVIFGCSDSRLAAEIIFDVGLGDVFVIRTAGQVIDDAVLGTLEYAVDVLDIPLVVVLGHDSCGAVTAAVESYISGSMPPGFIRSLVERITPSVLAGRRRGVEDIDDFVAEHVDQTCDRLVDTSQSLARAVEQGRTAVVGLTYSLHEGTAQPGRVVGDLTI; encoded by the coding sequence ATGGCGCAGGACGAGGCGCCGCGCCGCCCCACCCCTGCGGAGGCGTGGGAGATCCTCTCGGCCGGCAACCGCCGGTTCGTGGCCGGGGACCCCGGCCACCCCAACCAGGACGCCGAGCGCCGCCACGGCCTGACCGCGGGCCAGGAGCCGATCGCCGTGATCTTCGGGTGCTCCGACTCCCGCCTGGCCGCGGAGATCATCTTCGACGTGGGCCTGGGGGACGTGTTCGTGATCCGCACCGCCGGCCAGGTGATCGACGACGCCGTGCTCGGCACCCTCGAGTACGCCGTGGACGTCCTGGACATCCCGCTCGTGGTGGTGCTCGGCCACGACTCGTGCGGCGCGGTGACCGCCGCCGTGGAGTCCTACATCTCCGGCTCCATGCCGCCCGGGTTCATCCGCTCGCTGGTGGAGCGCATCACCCCGTCCGTGCTGGCCGGACGCCGTCGCGGCGTGGAGGACATCGACGACTTCGTGGCCGAGCACGTGGACCAGACCTGCGACCGCCTCGTGGACACGTCCCAGTCCCTGGCGCGGGCCGTGGAGCAGGGACGCACCGCCGTCGTCGGGCTGACCTACTCGCTGCACGAGGGCACCGCCCAGCCCGGTCGCGTGGTCGGAGACCTCACGATCTGA